The Priestia filamentosa genome includes the window TTGGTATTAACGAGCCCTATTACTATATATAACATCATTTTATAGTAATTGGTGTTATTTCGTTTAAACAATATTAAAACTCAGTAATTCATGACTCTTCTCAAACATATGAGGATTGAATAATCATCCTTACATCCATAAACACGAAACAAGCTATAAATATAGTTATGGCTGGCCTTTTTACAATTGAAACTTTCACCTCTTATTACGCAAGCTTGTAAGTATGTCTATAAAGGGAAGACAAATTATCTTTTTTTATATTCTACATACAACCCCAGTCTTACTATTTTATCGGTCTGAAACCACTTACTTCTCTCACACATCCCCCATATAATAAATATACACCGCTTGACCTTCATACAATTTATGTAAATAGTTTCATTAAAGGAGGAAGGAAATGAACAGTTATGCACCGTATTTTTTAATGGCCGGAATCTTTATTCTTATAATCTGCACGATTTTCTTTGCACGAAAACAACACGTTGTATTGAAAAAAGTAGGGTTTATATGTTGGATATCTCTCGTCTTTTATTTTCTCACCGAATATATCGTTATTAGGGCAAGTACTGTTTCCTACAGTTTTTTTCAACAACCAATGAGTGATCTTGGAGTAACAACGTGTGGAAAGAACACGTACATTCTTGCTTCTTATGAAATCTGCTCTCCTTATCATTTGCTAATGAATTGGACATTTACCATTACGGGTCTTGTCATTTTAACAGGGAGCATTGGGCTACATCAATTTTGGCCTCATAAGCAAAAAACTAAGATTGCCACTGCATTGCTTATCACCTTTGGAATAAGCTATAGCATTTCCGGAATTGTCCCCGCTGATCTTCATTTTCTTTGGCATACACTCTCTTCTTTTCCAGGAATGATTGTTCAAATCCCCGCCCTCTTAATAATTGGTATATCTATTCGGAAAGCAAGACCGAAATTAGCACTGTGGACTTTTTTCTGTTCGTCTGTCACCACGATTTCACTTCTTCTAATCCTTTTGCTTCCTTTATTTCCTGAGCTTCCTGGGGGACTATTACAGCGAATACTATATGGATCCGTTTATTTATGGATGGCTGCTACAGCCCTTGTTCTTTGGAGAAAAGAGCATATAAACGTAAAAGATACGCCCTCTAAGTATACTTCTAGAAAAATATAATTCTTGCTTATATTTCTATAATTCATGCAATGAACATTTGGTATATAAGATATATATAATAAGCATTTATCTACCGATGTGTTTAACCATAATTAAACACATCAGCTATTATACGTAATTTTCTTTCCTCTCTTTCTGTTGCCACTTCTAGAGCAATTATGAATTAAATTGGGGATGCAAATACTCACTTAACCCTTTCAAAGCCCATTGAGCAAGATATTTTTGAAATATATAATAGATTCATATAGAAAGCATTACATCTCAAAAAAACGATGTCTTTCAACTTTACAAACTCTAATCGAGAAATTTTTGTACCATTCCCTTTTCCCTTTATCTTGCGCTACCTTATGTGCGGAGTTTTCTTTCCAAGATTTTATTGATTCTAGGGAATCCCAATAGGAGATTGTAATCCCTAACTCTCGATCTCTAGCGCTTTCTATCCCTAAGAAGCCTTTCTGCTTAGAAGCCAGTTCGACCATTTTATTAGACATTACTTCATATCCTTTATCTCCTTCAGTCCGCTGTGAAGTAAAAATCACTGCAAAATAAGGTGGTTCAATATTTCGAGCCGCGCCAACCATATGTTTTTCCCCCTTAGAAAAGTTGAAGTACATTCGATAT containing:
- a CDS encoding antibiotic biosynthesis monooxygenase family protein; its protein translation is MVGAARNIEPPYFAVIFTSQRTEGDKGYEVMSNKMVELASKQKGFLGIESARDRELGITISYWDSLESIKSWKENSAHKVAQDKGKREWYKNFSIRVCKVERHRFFEM
- a CDS encoding DUF998 domain-containing protein — encoded protein: MNSYAPYFLMAGIFILIICTIFFARKQHVVLKKVGFICWISLVFYFLTEYIVIRASTVSYSFFQQPMSDLGVTTCGKNTYILASYEICSPYHLLMNWTFTITGLVILTGSIGLHQFWPHKQKTKIATALLITFGISYSISGIVPADLHFLWHTLSSFPGMIVQIPALLIIGISIRKARPKLALWTFFCSSVTTISLLLILLLPLFPELPGGLLQRILYGSVYLWMAATALVLWRKEHINVKDTPSKYTSRKI